The segment tctaacctcaaacgcttgtcttgcctagctctgcgtgtattccagttcatgacagttagggtaaaaacctccatctcattttctcctccaacatcaaaATTGTCCGActtcgctgcaaaagtaccgacccagtgtttacaaagtgagcgtgcaaagaagatcaaaacaccctttacaaaaaaaaaaggtaaaacagcgatgtaggacaattttaacattttaaaaatgagatgggagtttttcgatataccctaactttcgtgaactggaatacacagagtacacaaaaagctagacaagactaggatttgagattaaaaagtatataaattgtaatctttttttaaataaccgatcgtttgctaaataagacctttctttccttggctgcgatcatttagagccctttgaagctgcattttagaagttcaaactcaagggggtgagtacattgtaaatttttgttctgaaagtgaactactttaattTAACGTcctttactgaaatatgtagtagaaaacctactaaagatttacgttatttaaaaaaacattgttttattactgcactgtggggggggggggggcattattttttatgaaaaatggttgcacttggtgagctaccggcgctacctgttgctatttttaccacaacacaactcggaaaataaaatactgatacgatgccacatgtTTCTGAGTTAAATTTTCAGTTGGAGGGCAACGAGAAGCGATGCAAGTCTTTACTGCTTTCCCAGCGAtaggaaaaaaaggaaaagaatggaaagatgcctgtgaacgaataaaacttcctaaagacctgcgtctttgttctctccactttagccctgatgcctttgaggcttttagtagacaacagctactgaaagagcttacaaatggcagagacaagaaacgctagatgccatcctggcaggatgtaaacatgccaatgcTGGAGTTTTTTAGTGCAGATTTCACTTGATATCAGAGGGCGTTTAGAgtctttgtggggaaaaaaacccCTAAAAacgatggtacggcatttggtttaagcttaAAATCAGCAAGaagtagtgccagtagctcacagagtgcatcCATTTCATGCCACTGAAATAATGGCgctccccatagtccaaaatatgtataaaatgttgtgaattttttaaataaagtaaatcaacatgaaccaatcagcttgtgccaagtataactctgtgatatcatcagttatgTTAATAATCCGTCAGCCTGCGTCATCTAGAGTTTgatggcagaactaggtattaaaacattttaattatttccaTTGTTTAATCTGATGTGTTAGACGTCATGTACAAACCAAACCCAACCCAACTCAACAACAAAAAGCTGACAAATTACTTTCTGCAATTTTCCATCATAAAGAGTTGTTAAATTGGGAAATCAGGCATGTGAAAAGGTGTAACAGTTAATGGTTAAGGTGTGTACAAAATTAGGTCATTCAGAAGAGTCTTATGTCAGAGAATTTGAGTCAATATaaactattgatttttttttttacagtttttgaaagaagtcactTAGGCTcaccaaaactgcatttatttgtttagtaaaaacagtaatattgtaaaatattattagacttaaaaatatcccttttctatttgaatatactgtaaaatgtaaaatgtacaaaaagctgaattttcagcataattactccaggcttcagtgtcacaagatccttcagaaatgattctaataagctgttttgatgctcaagaaacattttgtgcTGCTTATTATCTTTGTGGAAAATATGAtacgttttatttttcaggattgtttgatgaatataaagttcaaaagaacagcatttatctaaaacagaaatcttttgtaatttttgatcaatttaaaacacccttgctgaataaaaagtgtgattttcttaaaaataaaataaaatcttgctGACACCTTGAGTCAAATGGTGAGTTTTAAATGGTGGAGTATCAGATGAAAAGAAAAATATCTACATATACAAACTGTGGCTACTGTGAAAAACTATAGGTCCACATTGACTGACCTACTGAGAGACTGCTGAAGCTCTTTCGAACAGTGCGTTTCTTCACTGGGATCCAATAACCGCTTCTCAGCCAGATCTGGAATCATTAAACATCAACAGATTGTCTTCAGGACATGATTTTTTTAAAGggcaacatcttaaaaatagcGCATATTACTGAAACTAGTTAAACTGACACTAAACTCATAAGGAAGTAGTTAAAAGTGGTTAAATTGTTTCAAAGCACACATTATGACTGATTTATGAGTCACGTTAAAGAGCTGAAACACAGGACAGGTCAAAACAGTGGCCATTGACGAGAGTGATTTCAGGGAAACCAATACCAGTGGTGGGACGTGAGCTGGCTCCGGACTGACACATCTGATTGTACGACACGTCCCCGATCAGCGTACATGTGACCTCTTCAACATCACCGCCACCCACGTTCAGCTGAATGCCTTCAGACGTCAGAGCCTCGTAACTGGGACCCGTAATTATGATCAGCTGCGGGAAGGTCAGAGGGGGGAGAAAATTAGGTAATTAGGTAATCCAAAAAGATTAGAATTGGTCAAAGTTTGGGAATTCTGTGTAAAACGAATTAATTTCTTTcctctgctgaacacaaaaattAAATATCCTGAACAATCAGTGGTACAATCAAgtaaaaaaagactaaaaaagTATCATAAAAACAGTCCATAAAACTTTTTTCCCCGGATATAACGGTCTTTTCCGAAGTCATATGATAGCGGTATGACAAACAGTTCAAATTTAAGCTTTTTCAAGTCATGTTTTATTGGATTTTTTGCAGTTTTACTACCTATGAAACATATTTACagatttttataacattttatagaTTTAATGAATGTACATGTCAGcagacaattgtgagaaatgcatttctgtttaaaatatttaacacaTTGACAGCCATAAAGCACTAAAACTTAGAAATTAGAAAACCACTGAAAAACTCAACTAACACTGCAGCTAGAGAAAACAAAAGAACAATATTCAAAAGCTCTGAATTGTACATTTATGTAAATTGGAAAGGCTTAATTTTAATCTTCTAATACAATTAcagttttattacaatttaattgtatttttatggtgctttttgtaGTTTGATAAACTGCTAAACTAACAAAATAAAACTGCAAATTACCATTCATTTATTTTGGTTTGGTTTAGAACacaataataacaatttaataaaggcttaataaattgaaaatatcactatacaGCTATGAGAAATGCAATTCTGTTAAACAGAAGGAGAAGGAGAAGAACAATagcgtgcagtaaacggtaaaactgtttatgctacaaaccagtgtgttcataattaagataatacatttaaataatatggtaagacataccaatttgcaatatcaagcagcaaactagccgttttgtacagctaaaaatagctggatgtggatgagactggaagccaaacccataaaatatacccactcttacgggaagaatAAAGTGGATACATCAGATATGCAAATGGTCACCTGGATGTTCCCTTTCCATAGGGGACTTATTTACATGTCAATAAGGAAGCAATAAGGAACTTGTGTGACTCACAATGCAACACTAGAAAACACCTTAACTGTAAAACAGCTTTGAGCAGCATCATACTGTTTAATGCATACCGTCCAGAATGTGCTTTATACTGCTAGTATGTGAAACTAAGCACATTATGCAATAATTTTAAACTTCAGTAGTCATGTCCAGTAAAAGGCATCCAGTTATcaacagaaattaaaaaatagtttCGCATTTTTAGTCCACCTGCATGTAAAAATCTAATTTCTGTTGATATTGCTGCTTATATTACTTCCGTTTTATACATAACATGAAATGGATGGTGAAGTTGTGcccatttcactttttggtgactaaactaaactaaaatattttttgcaattctttttgtaatttgtaactttaaatttaaattaacataAACTAAAGCAACTACAACAAATACAACATATTAATACTTTTTCAAATTTGAATAACACGTAAATAAAggcttttaaatattttattttttatttttcagcatgAAATTTAGAAATAGTAAACAGTAAAAAGTAGTATGCTATTTGCAGCAGTATTTCTTAGAGACTaggaatttaattaaatattgaaGTGTTTATACAAATGTTATAAAActtatatttataacaaaaataaaaaaataaaaaagttacaatAAAGTTTACACTAGTCTTACTTTAGTACaattaataaactattctagTTTTCGATAAtgatttgaattagattttaatttaattttacatttacttaatttgtagtgttttttgttattattattattattattattatttattttttcaatgtctgtatagtttttattaatttatttgtttttttagttgATGTTCAGttaatttcagttaatgttttattttaaataaagattttttatggtatcattttttttaactattagaaattgaaatgtttttttttatgtgatcaaaaatacaggaaaaaagtaatattatgaaatattattgcaatttaatataacagttttaatatacttttatatagagtgtgacatgatccttcataaatcattctaatatactcttttctaataatatatgcctttactatcacttttttttaatcaatttaacacatccttgctgaataaaagtattaatttccttcaaaaaaaaagaaagaaaaaaatgactgaccccaaaaattgtatattattacaaaacattttcattaaaaaataacagcagttttgtttaatgttttattcatcaaagaatcctaaaaaaagtattccaaaaaaaatattcaatattgataaatcagcatattagaataatttctgaaggatcatgagacactgaagactggagtaatgatctcTGGTTTAATTTTAAACAGCTTTTCTAGTTGTTTgcaatgaatgtttttttaaacacgtAATACATATATGcatcattttatttaaaagcatattttgttttattttactcttATGACCTCTTAGCGGGTCTCTTGTGATCACTTTGACCAACCTGAGATCCTTCCAATGTGGAACGCTGATCCGGCAGCTCACATCCACCCATCACCGTCTGCAGGTCCTGACTCTCAAACAGTTGTCCCTGTGCTGGGGCGGCCGCCAACGACGGGACGCTCTCCACCCCGCCTTCTCTAGAACAATTGACTCCATCCTCCCTCTCCTGCCTGTCAGTCAAGGGCGCTGTGACAACCACGCATTCGAAACTCTCCGTCAAGCCGCCTCCACCGTCTGCCTTCTCTAAAGTTCTGGAAGCATCCGTCTGCTCCCTGACAGGATCAGTCTCTCTTGCCACATCCTGACTCGAGGCTTTTCCATCGGACTCACCCAGGGTGGCCTGGGCTTCTCGATCCATGAGCACCTCCATCTCCCACTCGGCCTGGCTGGTCAGACAGCGCTCCGAGGCGGGGGGACTGCTGTGGGCCGCGGGGGATCCTGGGAGATCACTGAGGGATGTGCATGTCATCTGATGCTCCACATGGGAAGGATGATCATCATCTTCCAAGTCATTGATGCTGTCTGTAAGAGAATTCAATGTTgcatgttaaaggggtcatgacatgagaaatcaaatttgccttgatcttttggcatataagaggtctttgtaacattaaaacatcctgcaagtttcatagcttaaaaGCTCCTTCTCAtcataaacaaaatatttatttaaataaagctcaaaaacggcttgtttggaTGTGAGATGCGAGATGACGTCACCTGGGCACAAACATttcataaacactgcctccagagcaacaAATCAACGAATAGTCATCTTTTCACCATAGTGAGTGGATAGTTTATTTTAATGGCATCCCGGATCGGTCTGATGATTGTTTGGAGCATTTTGTTTTGTCAATGATGtacagtgtcatggagagttcacaaagaaacatttgttgaaaggtGAAGCGGTACttgatctgactgcagctgcatcacaaacggtAAGTAAATTTCttgataaaacttttttttttttttttttttaaacagtggcTGATTACTGACAAGCCTTAAAAGACCTGCCCCTTAAAACAGGTTCATTTTAGACACAGGGtcagaatgagggttgaaaaaaatcatttttagtgCAAAAAACGTTATTAACATTCTAAGCaaacctcaaggaacatattaaacgaataaaaaaacaaacatgtcaTGAAcccttttaaataaatatgacacAAAAATAGGGGTTAGTAAgcagaagaaaataaaaaatgaatgtaatcatacaaataatgaataaaatcaatttaaaattaaaataaagagagCTTCACAAAAAAGCaaatataattaaatgttaaaagtaTGAGGGTTTGAAGttgataaatttaaaataatgtgcAACAGTATCTTTTAGTCTTATTACTTTtataattaaagtaaaatattacacataaataatatgaatgatgatataaatcatatataaaaaGATACAAACATAAAAAGCTTAAATATTTTAGTTGTTTACTTgcatgcagtgttattttagtatcactgaaataatattttgtaagtattttgaatagtaagttatttttgaattttctattttcACGTTTTATTTTaaggtttttgtgttttttgcgtaatttgtattattttattgtttttttaatagcATTTGTATAGTATTTACATAGTATGTATAGAATGTACGGTATTTAcagtatataatatttattatttgtttttattatttagttatagttattttagtacttcaactaaacattttttgtatttaaagtatttatttcattattaaaaataacaaataaaaaataaataaaatcgcctcgtttttatggttttagttttaattaatgaTAATAACCCTGTTTCATGTCATGTTACCATTAACGATTATCAGAGACCTGTGGAAATGCAAATGTGTTGTTCATTTATTGAAGaaatttgtttacatttatttaataatttattttacatctaAGGTTTTCGGGCTGATAAAAATTAGTTTGGGAAGCCCTACTACACGACATGAACACAGTGTAAGACTTTCATACCCTGCAGCTGTCCGTGGTTTTGCAGTCTACTCCTTTTGGTGTTGATACTCTCATTGACAGTAGCTTTCTTCTCCAGACGCCTGTCTTCTTCATCTTTCTCCATAACACTGTCCTCCATGTCTGACTCAGACTCGCCTCCTGCAGGCCAGGGCAGGTACTGCACAAACGAATGACCCGCCACACATTGCCACATCGCAGATGTAGATAAACCCACAGTGGGTTCGACCGCACGCAGCTCAGGCTCATGCTGGCACGACTGACAGTGACTTTGATACCAGCTCACCACAGCCTGCAAGCTGGTGGCAGACACCTTCTTCCCTGCATAAAGATGGAAATTAACAATTGTTTTTAAATTTGACAATAgtaagagcagcaaatcagcatattagaatgatttctgtaggaccacgtgacattaaagactggagtaatgatgctgaaaatgtagctttgcatcacaggaataaattacattttaaaatgtattcaaatagaaaacagctatattaaattgtaataatatttaaaattatattacagcatttttgatcaaataaatgcagttttactAAGCATAAAATACTCAAAAACATCCCTAAACTTTTTTAACAATAATGTAGGGCCTATATTGTTAGAAAGGCTTAGGGAAAcactttttgattattaattagGCTAAATTatgcaaatataaatattactcaCCTTTTCTGTGACTGCTGCATTGTTCAGGAAGGTTGTTCTGCCTGTCCATCACGACACAAGACACATGTTACAACATTTCTGTTAAAAGAAAAGCTACATGCTACAAGCTGACTAAAGACCACAGCCTTCTATGGTTCTACTTTCATTGTATTGAAAATAGCTTTCtgctaaatatcttctttttttttttttttacaagaaggGTTTGgaaaaacacaaattattttagCCTAAATCACAAAGCCTGCATtcgtttgatccaaagtacagcaaaaaacagaaaatgtatttaaaatcattgttctctatttgaaaatatattttcaaatttaatgtATCCCTgtgaattcaaagctgaattttttagcatcattgctccagccACACAACCCATCAAAAACgtcctaatattctgatttggtgctcaaaaacattattattgcgTTAAAAatagctaagtagaattttttcaggttcctcagataaataaaaagttcagaagaacagcatttacctgaaatagaatttttttgtaacattataaatgtctttatcatcacttttgatcgatttaaagcatccttgctaaataaaagtaataatttctagaATGTCTTCCCCCATTATATTTACTtacagcttttgaatggtatactgtatataaatgttacaaaagctttttatgctgatctttggatctttctattcataattattaaaaaaatagtaataataatagtaaatgtttcttgaatagcaaatcagcatattagaatgatttctgaaggatcatgtgacactgaagactggagtaatgatgctcaaattTAGTgtagatcacagaaataaattacatttttatatatactcaaatagaaatcactttttttaatagtaaaaacatttcacaattttactgtattttaaaataattaaatttaggcttggtgagcagaagatacttctttaaaaaaacattacaaatcttacggttcaaaattttttgactggtagtgtgtatatacatataatacatgATACTTTAAGGTGCTTCAGAAAATATAATGGTACTATTATAGTACAGTATCTTTCAAAAAAATACTTGACAATAACATGATAATGCTTAGTActttatacatataaatacacaaaaaccATGCAATAAATCAACAAGGTAGACCCTGAACAGCATCATGTTACCAAAGAACACTTGGAAGATATAAAAGATaaaggaattttgattttgttgtaTCAGACAGGAATATTTGGGGTTTGGAAAAACGTAAATTAtaaagccagcatttatttgatttaaagcacagcaaatacaataaaatgtatttaaaataactgttctctatttgaatatatattttaaaatgtaatagtgaacagcatttatctgaaataaatatttttataacattataaatgtctttatgatgacttttgatcaatttaaagtgtccttgctaaatacaagtaATAATTTCTAGATTATATTTTCCCCCCATTATATtgtctccaagcttttgaatggttgagtatataaagttacaaaagctttttatttaagataaatgctgatctttg is part of the Garra rufa chromosome 1, GarRuf1.0, whole genome shotgun sequence genome and harbors:
- the znf653 gene encoding zinc finger protein 653 — encoded protein: MAAVNTDSKATGEHIKAILRRCRGRPRLTDADRAQRRLESRKKYDVRRVYLGEAHQVWSELRRRTSLSDAGLAEYLILLNSVYGEKYQQKYGKQNNLPEQCSSHRKGKKVSATSLQAVVSWYQSHCQSCQHEPELRAVEPTVGLSTSAMWQCVAGHSFVQYLPWPAGGESESDMEDSVMEKDEEDRRLEKKATVNESINTKRSRLQNHGQLQDSINDLEDDDHPSHVEHQMTCTSLSDLPGSPAAHSSPPASERCLTSQAEWEMEVLMDREAQATLGESDGKASSQDVARETDPVREQTDASRTLEKADGGGGLTESFECVVVTAPLTDRQEREDGVNCSREGGVESVPSLAAAPAQGQLFESQDLQTVMGGCELPDQRSTLEGSQLIIITGPSYEALTSEGIQLNVGGGDVEEVTCTLIGDVSYNQMCQSGASSRPTTDLAEKRLLDPSEETHCSKELQQSLSRSKRSRRGPVIEADGMLKMFHCPYEGCSQVYVAISSFQNHVNLVHRKGRTKVCPHPGCGKKFYLSNHLHRHMIIHSGVRDFICETCGKSFKRKNHLEVHRRTHTGETPLQCEICGYQCRQRASLNWHMRKHTSEAHFNYTCEHCGKRFEKLDSVKFHKLKSHPDKQPT